In the Candidatus Chlamydia sanziniae genome, TAGAAGATTCTTCTGAAGAACTTGCCACACGGCACTTGCAGGAATATACATCATTACGGTTTAATTTACTTGGCAATCATCGTTCCATAATTTATATAACATTAACTAATAAATAATTCCTCCTCCATTTGCCTCATAGCTAGGTTACATGTGTACATCTTAAACTGAATTTGCAGTACTGTGGAGGTGTGTAAGAGGCTTTTCGCTTATGATTTTTAAATTTTCTTCTTTCTTTGCTGAAATTGGAGAAGATCTTGCTCTTGCAGAGCATGCTCAAGAACAAATTACATTTCAAGAAATGTTCCCTGGTAACATGAAATTAGAAATGTTCAAAATGCTTGGATCTCTAGCTTTACTTTTAGGGATCTTCGGTATTGGAGTATGGGCATTTAAAAAATTTCTCAAATCTCGGGGTCATGGCTTTACAAATTCCTCGAATATTAAAATTCTTGACCGGCGTTCGTTAACTCCAAAAACCTCGATTTATCTTATTCATGTAGTAAATAAAATCCTGGTCATTGCAGAGAATGCTGAAAAAGTAACTCTACTCTCGGAGTTCCCTCCTAATATGGATATCAATGAGTAT is a window encoding:
- a CDS encoding FliO/MopB family protein, with product MIFKFSSFFAEIGEDLALAEHAQEQITFQEMFPGNMKLEMFKMLGSLALLLGIFGIGVWAFKKFLKSRGHGFTNSSNIKILDRRSLTPKTSIYLIHVVNKILVIAENAEKVTLLSEFPPNMDINEYIQQQRKHSASITSDLLSKAIQKIQNKQQTDQKS